From a region of the Phaseolus vulgaris cultivar G19833 chromosome 6, P. vulgaris v2.0, whole genome shotgun sequence genome:
- the LOC137831544 gene encoding peroxidase 4-like translates to MLSWKYELPPSSSLYIGGITCTVSHSKLTAIITSSQQNMPLSPLRSSSFSSLANIVALAVFLLLLTAPTSSAQLSNNFYSKTCPNVFNTVKAVVKSAVAKEPRIGASILRLFFHDCFVDGCDGSLLLDDTPSLLGEKTAAANNNSVRGFEVIDGIKSRVEKLCPGVVSCADILTIASRDSVVLLGGPFWKVKVGRRDSRTANFSAANSGVIPPPTSNLTNLIKTFEAQGLSAKDMVALSGAHTIGKARCASFRDHIYNGSNIERRFALARQRKCPRTSGTGDNNLAVLDLRTSKHFDNNYFKNLLKKKGLLNSDQVLFNGGSTDSLVRTYSQNNKVFDSDFVTAMIKMGDNKPLTGSRGEIRKNCRRVN, encoded by the exons ATGCTTAGTTGGAAGTATGAACTACCACCTTCATCATCTCTATATATTGGAGGCATCACATGCACAGTTTCTCATTCTAAACTCACTGCTATCATAACTTCATCACAGCAAAACATGCCACTTTCTCCTTTACGTtcttcctctttttcttcattagcTAACATCGTTGCATTAGCTGTGTTCTTGCTGCTTCTTACTGCACCAACGTCTTCTGCTCAACTCTCAAACAACTTCTATTCTAAGACATGTCCCAATGTTTTCAACACCGTTAAAGCTGTTGTTAAATCTGCCGTGGCCAAAGAACCTCGCATTGGAGCATCTATTCTTCGCCTCTTCTTCCATGATTGCTTTGTTGAT GGTTGTGATGGGTCATTACTACTTGATGACACTCCATCGTTGTTGGGGGAGAAAACTGCAGCTGCTAACAACAATTCTGTGAGAGGTTTTGAAGTGATTGATGGTATCAAGTCTAGGGTGGAGAAACTGTGCCCCGGTGTTGTCTCATGTGCTGATATATTGACCATTGCTTCTCGTGATTCTGTTGTTCTT CTTGGAGGGCCATTTTGGAAAGTGAAGGTTGGAAGAAGGGATTCCAGAACAGCAAACTTCAGTGCTGCCAACAGTGGTGTTATTCCACCTCCTACATCTAACCTCACCAACCTCATTAAAACGTTTGAAGCTCAAGGACTCTCTGCTAAGGACATGGTTGCCTTATCTG GAGCTCACACAATTGGAAAAGCAAGATGTGCTAGTTTTAGAGATCACATATACAATGGCAGCAACATTGAGAGGAGATTTGCATTGGCGAGGCAGAGAAAGTGTCCAAGAACTAGTGGCACAGGAGACAACAATCTAGCAGTTCTGGACTTGAGAACTTCAAAACATTTTGACAACAACTACTTCAAGAACCTCCTCAAGAAAAAGGGACTCCTCAATTCTGATCAGGTGCTTTTCAATGGTGGATCCACTGATTCACTGGTGAGAACTTATAGTCAGAATAACAAGGTCTTTGATTCTGACTTTGTTACAGCAATGATCAAGATGGGAGATAACAAACCCTTAACTGGGTCAAGAGGGGAGATTAGGAAGAACTGCAGGAGAGTGAATTAG